The following coding sequences lie in one Montipora foliosa isolate CH-2021 chromosome 11, ASM3666993v2, whole genome shotgun sequence genomic window:
- the LOC137976984 gene encoding uncharacterized protein → MPPRKKKRGDRGSMEDEPRNSKKSNMAAEENIDVVEPNERLKEQEEPSLFEIKSLLVDIQIQIAAILTENHTLKKEIEDLKESANFYGRELKDLKESLQKTKDGNKELKNTLTSTRNELKTTKENLRKQTEESERQWAHQDNFEQYSRKN, encoded by the coding sequence ATGCCtccaaggaaaaagaaaagaggtgACCGTGGCTCAATGGAAGACGAACCAAGAAATTCGAagaaatccaacatggcggccgaggAAAATATTGATGTTGTAGAACCGAATGAAAGGCTCAAGGAACAAGAAGAGCCTagcctttttgaaatcaagtccCTTTTGGTCGACATTCAAATTCAAATAGCTGCTATTCTTACTGAAAATCATACGCTGAAGAAGGAAATCGAAGATTTAAAAGAATCTGCCAACTTCTACGGGAGAGAGCTTAAAGACTTGAAAGAGTCGTTGCAAAAAACGAAGGACGGAAACAAGGAATTGAAAAATACGCTAACCTCAACAAGGAATGAGCTAAAAACAACGAAGGAGAATCTTAGAAAGCAGACAGAAGAATCGGAAAGACAATGGGCACACCAAGATAATTTTGAACAGTACAGTAGGAAGAATTAG